In Cardinium endosymbiont of Dermatophagoides farinae, the sequence GAGCTGCCTTGGGTGCAAAACGATGAGCAATATAATGAGGGTTATTTTGCAGTCTACAAAAGCCTATTATCGCGTGGATGATTAAACCAAAATGGTGCGATACACCTGTTTGACAATGTTATAAAAAAAATAGCGCGTATGAAAAATGGGGATCAGGAACTGCTCCTTACAGATGCAAAAACAGTATATTTGAAGCCATTTAGCAAATAAGTGCGTTGCGCCAGCTGTAAGGGGTGCTTTGAACAGTTTTTTGCTTGATTTTCTTTCTTTTAATCAAGAAAAAAGTAGCATATACCATTCTTCTTTATGCACTTATTCCATTATTTAGGTTTATTGCTATTCTTTTGCTTTTTCCCGCTTCTTGCCTGTAGTGATGATAGCCCGCCGTCTATGCTGCCGAGCAGTTTATCTGCGAAGCTGTTATGCAAGATACGTGGAGAAAGTTTTATAGACAATACAGAGTATTTCAATAAAATCCTGGAAGGAGAAACCATTTTTGGATTTCATTTTTTGCCCAGCTTAACGCTCTTAATAGCCAAAGATATGGGGCTTAACTTGGGGTTGATTTGGGAAAAACATTTTGGCCACAGGAAGCCATGGGACGGCATAAAGCCTGCACTATCGATCTATTATAGCGCTCAAAAAAGTAGTTTTATAATAGGTATCTTTAGCTTGCAGGACCATGCATTACTAGAACCACTCTACCTGTCGCGTAAGCCTTTTATAGAGGGTTTGTATTTTAAGCTAGCAAACGATAAAAGCTATCTATCTGGTTGGCTGAATTGGCTTACCTTGCTATCCAAAAAAGAGAACCAACCAGAAACCTTTACATTCCATTTGGATGGAGCATACTACGATTCAAACAATAGGATAAAGTATACCATACCTTTTCAACTGGCTATTTATCACCTAGGTGGGCAGGGTATATCGGTCAAAGACTATAGCTTATGGTCTGGTGCAAGTGGCCTTTCCTTATGCTTTCCTGGTAGTTTTCCGATTCATGGAAGTAGCTATCTATTATTCAATAGCTATGTAAAAGAGATAGAACGTCCTTTTAAAAAGGGATGGGCGCAGCTCCATATTTTGGATTGGCAGATGGCCTTTCTGGGCGTATCTCTAAGCTATTGGTATGGGCATAATTTTTCTTCCGAAAATATAGGCCATCCGCTTTACCAGTCTATTCGTATAGCGGATCATAAAGTAGTCCACTATGAAGCGATAAGAAGTCTTTTATTTTTGTCGATATATAAAAATTGGATGCCCCGCCCAGGTATAACGATACAAGCTGTTTATAGACCCTATTACGATTTTAAAAATCGATTATTAGAGTATAGCTTTGCATGTAAATTAGTCTATACTGTTACTATTGGTTGCCCTAAACGATTCCAATAGCAAAAGACCTTCTGCAAAACCTATTGCTAAATGGCAATTTTGTGGTCTATGCTCCTCAAATACATTTAGTATTCTGGCGACTGCGTTTCTCCTAAAAACTGCTGATCACAAATAGGTTTTGAAGAAGGTCTACAGCTAAAAAAGTAGGATAAAAACCCATCTGATGTTATGGCCAAATTGCTTATCTACCGTGCTTCTGCAGGTTCTGGTAAAACCCATATATTGGTAACCCGTTATATTGAATGGGCGCTACGTTATCCAGATGCTTTTAAACATATTCTAGCAGTAACCTTTACCAATCGTGCAACGCAGGAGATGAAAGAGCGGATTCTAGCCTACTTATATCGGCTATCTATTGGAGCAGAAACGGGGGAAACGCTATGCCAAACAGGGCAACTACAGCTGCGCAGCAAAGAGGTATTATCGATGATGATCTATCAATATGGTGACTTTGCAGTTACCACAATCGATAGTTTCTTCTATAAGCTCATTCAATCTTTTGCCAAATCACTTGGATTACCCCACCATTTTTCTATTGAAATGGATGAGCTACTGGCTTTAAAAGAAACGATAGAGGAACTGTTTACCTTAGACACATCAGACCTCTTTCGAAACGCTATTTCTAATGGTAATTTTGAGGCTGGTTTACGCTCCTCAGATACATCTGAGTATGCTAGCGACTGCGCTTCTCCTAAAAATTCCTCACCAGAAATAGCTTTCGAAAAAGGTCTATTACTCCAACAATGGATGGTGGACTTTGCACTTGCCAAACTACTAACTGGTAAAAGCTGGAATATCAAAAGCAACATTCAGGAATTGGGCACCTCACTTTTTAATGAATCCTTTAAGCTCCATGAAAAAGCATTGTTAAAGGCTTTTCAGGAAGAAGAAAGATGGCCTAATTTTGTACCAGCTACACAAGCATGTTTGCAATCCTTTGAACAAAGGATGCAAGCAATAGGTCAAAATGCGCTGGATATACTCAAGCAAAAGGGACTTACACCAGAAGATTTTACCTATGGCAGGAAAGGTGTAATCGGCTATTTTTTAAAATTAGCCAGCAAAACAGCATTCAAGCCAACCAAACGAGCGGTTATAGGCAGTAATGACTTAACCAGCTGGTACCATAAGCTAAAAACCAACCAAAGCGCACATATTGCAAGCGTAGTAGAAGCTTTACTCCATCCTTTACTGATGGAGGCGATCAACTTATATGAAGAAGAGGGCTTAGCCCATAGAACCGCAGTAGTAGGTGCTCGATTTACCTATGCCTTTGGTATGATAGGTGCATTGCTTATAGGGTTAGATCGGTATAGATCTAAGAACAATCTTTTGTTTATGTCAGATATTGCTGCCCTGCTTTACCAAACGATTCAGGCAAACGATATTCCTTTTTTATATAAAAAAATAGGCAATCAATTTCATCATTTTCTTATAGATGAATTTCAAGATCTTTCTCTTTGTCAATGGATGAATATCAAGCCATTATTGCGCAATAGTCTGGAACAAGGATATGCTAGTTTATTAGTAGGAGATGTCAAACAATCTATTTACCGTTGGCGTGGCAGCAATTGGAAACTCTTGAATCATGAAGTAGAGGCAGAATTTAAGGAAAGTACCATTTATGGTTTAACTACAAATAGGCGCAGCTGTGAGGCGATTGTATTGTTTAACAATCATTTCTTTAAAAGGGCAGCAGGACAATTGGTGGACCATTTAGCATCCATCTTACCTTCTATTGATCTATTATCCTATGAACTAGCCCAAATCCGACGGGCTTATGATGACGTTGCACAAGAAACAAACCCTAAAAAAGGAGGCTATGTAGAGCTTTTTTTGCTTCGGTCTAGCCAAATAGAAAATAATGCTATTGCTGCAGATGCGCAGCAAGCATTTATAGCCTTGATAGAAAGGTTGCAAAAAGAGGGTATTCCTGCAAAGGATATCGTTGTATTGGTTCGGAATAATGGTGAAGCAGCTTTGCTCACCCGCCTGCTCAACGACATCACTGGCTCCTATAAGATACGATCGGATCATGCCCATGCCCATGCCTTATGGAACCATATCGCCATAAAAGTATTGATACATGCATTGTATTACCTGCAAAATGAAGATGATTTAATCAATAACGTTGCCTGGATAGCGGCCTATTCTAGTTGTATGGGTAATCCATTGGACCACCATGATCAATGCTATATAGCAGCAAA encodes:
- a CDS encoding UvrD-helicase domain-containing protein produces the protein MAKLLIYRASAGSGKTHILVTRYIEWALRYPDAFKHILAVTFTNRATQEMKERILAYLYRLSIGAETGETLCQTGQLQLRSKEVLSMMIYQYGDFAVTTIDSFFYKLIQSFAKSLGLPHHFSIEMDELLALKETIEELFTLDTSDLFRNAISNGNFEAGLRSSDTSEYASDCASPKNSSPEIAFEKGLLLQQWMVDFALAKLLTGKSWNIKSNIQELGTSLFNESFKLHEKALLKAFQEEERWPNFVPATQACLQSFEQRMQAIGQNALDILKQKGLTPEDFTYGRKGVIGYFLKLASKTAFKPTKRAVIGSNDLTSWYHKLKTNQSAHIASVVEALLHPLLMEAINLYEEEGLAHRTAVVGARFTYAFGMIGALLIGLDRYRSKNNLLFMSDIAALLYQTIQANDIPFLYKKIGNQFHHFLIDEFQDLSLCQWMNIKPLLRNSLEQGYASLLVGDVKQSIYRWRGSNWKLLNHEVEAEFKESTIYGLTTNRRSCEAIVLFNNHFFKRAAGQLVDHLASILPSIDLLSYELAQIRRAYDDVAQETNPKKGGYVELFLLRSSQIENNAIAADAQQAFIALIERLQKEGIPAKDIVVLVRNNGEAALLTRLLNDITGSYKIRSDHAHAHALWNHIAIKVLIHALYYLQNEDDLINNVAWIAAYSSCMGNPLDHHDQCYIAANGDMEKLLPPSFWAQKDFLKKISIYSCVQILINHLFTAPHDFGDVLAFFQSIVLNFFLTTSPSIEAFLAWWEKKGRTIKLPASQDENSIKAMTIHQSKGLAFKVVIMPFCNWGLDHPPQHGPILWSTNHPQLPYFPIWPIGYGADLKETNYAKDYYLEQMQIYLDNLNLLYVAFTRAESQLYVMAPFPEQIEGMATIADLLYQSLVKDQVEDASAVDIEETAVGTKFCFR